AATAGGGACTAATAACATCAAGAGTCCTACAACCCTGATTGGGTTTGTAAAAATTATCTTTAGCATGGTGACTGGTGGTAAGGGTAGATTTTGATATTTTACTACTCCTGTATTCACGGAATTTCTCTTTTTTTCTGATGGTTTGCCTTTTTAGAGTTGGATTATGTCGGAAATAGTGGCTAACCCATGTCGGCTAATATAGGATATGATGGGTTTATATCCGATCAAACGATTTATCTAGTCAGTCAATGAGCGTTCAGGAAATTTTAAGGTTTGCAGAGCATCTGTTTCTAGTTAAAACGGGAGAACCTATGGATGATCTTGAACAAGAGATCCTACGGGAAGCCTTTCAGGGTCAGAAGTATGCAAAGATTGCCCAAGAGCGCGATCTAACAGAGGGTCATGTGAGGGATACAGCTTCTCAATTATGGAAAATTCTGTCTGAAGCTTTGGGAGAAAACATAAAAAAATCTAATGTTCGCTCAACTATAGAGCGTTTTTATTACTCCAACATTTACCATTTTGGTCATGACATTGTTCATATTGGAGATATTAAGGTATGCAGCCAGGGTTCTCCTGTTGCAAAGTCTTCAGAAGAGAAACAGAAACCACCGCAAATTGATTTGGGACTTGCGCCAGAAGTTTCTTGTTTTTATGGACGTAGAGAAGAACTGGAAACGCTGGAAAGTTGGGTGAGTGGCTCTCGTTTAATCTTGCTGTTGGGACTTCCGGGAATTGGTAAAACGTCTCTGGCGCTGAAATTGATCGATCGCATCCAAACTCAGTTCGATCGCATCCTCTACTACAGTCTCCAGTTCTCTCCCCCCTTAACCGCGACGCTTACCCATCTGTTGCAGGTTCTCACCGACTCTGAAGAGGTTCCCCACGAACTCGAAGCGCAACACGAAGCACTGCTCAAAGCTCTCAAGCGCGATCGCCTCCTCATCCTCCTCGACGATCTGCAAACTCTTTTTGCACCACAGCAATCGGCTGGCCACTATTTGCCCAACTTAGAGAATTATCGCACCTTTTTTCAGCTTTTAGGTCAAGTTCCCCATCAAAGTTGCATCATCCTCATCAGCGACGAACAACCCAAAGAGCCGAAAATCAGCCCAATCTTGCGCTTAAACGGACTCGGCAATCACACAACCGACATTTTCCGTCATTATCAACTCCTCGATGAAGAAGACTGGGAAACCCTCAGTCATCGCTACCACCATCATCCCCTCTGGTTAACTGGGGTATCCCAACTGATACAAGACCTGTTTCAAGGCAACGTGCGCCAATTTCTGGAACAAGATATCCTCTTAATTGACTCCATCCAAGACCAATATCAGCGCCGTTTTAACCGCTTATCCGACTTAGAACAAGAGCTACTGCAAGATATGGCGCAATTTTCCGCACCCGTTGGCTTAGGAGACCTGTTGAAAGGGCGATCGCAACCCGCTACAATCATCCTCCATACCCTGCAATCCCTACAACGCCGACTGTGGATAGAAACCGTCGAAACCCCTCAATTTACCCTCTCTCCCTTGACGATGAATTACTTAAAATTAATAGCTCGTCAGTAGGGATGACGTTTAGCATAATTTTCAGGTGGTGCGCCAAAATGAGCGATCGCCACCAGCATCTATCTTGCCAGTCTTCAGAATCCCACTGAGATCCAAAGGCAACTTAGCACGACGACGAATGCGATCGCCGTTGCAGGCACAACCGCCATCTTCGGGTTACTCGATGATGAGGAAAAGGCCATAAATCCAAGTGTTACCGAATGTGAGTGGCATCTATTAGTGTAAACCGGGAATGGGCGATCGGCGATCGGTCATGAGGAATGAGAGATGAGACCCTATAAATTATAAATTCAAACCGCCTCATCAAAGGAAAAAACATCTAGAGCGAGCGATCGAATAGGTTTGTCTCCTTGATGTAGCATCACTCGAACCCGCTCTGTTGTTTCCCGACTAAATGTTTCTTCCCCACAACGAGAACAAACCGTCGCTGGAATATTTTCAACGAGATAGAAATTTCCCTGGATCTTCAAAACCTCACTCACTTGCTCTACATGAGACTCCGTTGAGCCACAAACATGACATTTAAACATTGCTTTTCCTCCTGCGATTATCAATCCATTGGTCTGGGGCTGGTTCATATAACGTGATAATTTTAACAACATCAAATTCAAGTCTTGAAACCTGAAGATGTAAAGCGCGGTTTGCTAACGTAAATCCTAAAAGTAGACAACTCGGTGAATATTTGTCCTCTGGATAATCTTCAACTACCTCCATTGTGACACTCGCTTCCTTGATCTCCGACTCACTGATATTGCGTTCGATCGCCCGCTTAAACCCATGACGGGTAAATTCAAAGTTTCCAGCATATAACTGACTTTTAATCTCCTCTAGTGTTTTCATAAAAATAAAATCAACGTAAAGCTTTTATCATAGCTTCTAGCTGCGCCGTCCATCGGTTGGCTTCCTCCATGGTTGCCGTCACCACCAACAAGGAGCGAGATTCCGCTTGCGAGAGCGCAGACGCAACTAAACCCTTGGGAAATCGGGGAATTCCCTGAAGTTCTAAGGAGCGGTTGTCGCCGAGTTTAGTCAGTAGCTCTTGCGTAAGAGGCGATCGCCGCAAGGTTCGCAAGATAGAGGAAAAGGCCATAAATCCAAGTGTTAGCGAATGTGAGTGGGATCTATTAGTTTAAAC
This is a stretch of genomic DNA from Roseofilum capinflatum BLCC-M114. It encodes these proteins:
- a CDS encoding DUF4258 domain-containing protein, yielding MKTLEEIKSQLYAGNFEFTRHGFKRAIERNISESEIKEASVTMEVVEDYPEDKYSPSCLLLGFTLANRALHLQVSRLEFDVVKIITLYEPAPDQWIDNRRRKSNV
- a CDS encoding YgiT-type zinc finger protein; this encodes MFKCHVCGSTESHVEQVSEVLKIQGNFYLVENIPATVCSRCGEETFSRETTERVRVMLHQGDKPIRSLALDVFSFDEAV
- a CDS encoding AAA family ATPase, with the protein product MDDLEQEILREAFQGQKYAKIAQERDLTEGHVRDTASQLWKILSEALGENIKKSNVRSTIERFYYSNIYHFGHDIVHIGDIKVCSQGSPVAKSSEEKQKPPQIDLGLAPEVSCFYGRREELETLESWVSGSRLILLLGLPGIGKTSLALKLIDRIQTQFDRILYYSLQFSPPLTATLTHLLQVLTDSEEVPHELEAQHEALLKALKRDRLLILLDDLQTLFAPQQSAGHYLPNLENYRTFFQLLGQVPHQSCIILISDEQPKEPKISPILRLNGLGNHTTDIFRHYQLLDEEDWETLSHRYHHHPLWLTGVSQLIQDLFQGNVRQFLEQDILLIDSIQDQYQRRFNRLSDLEQELLQDMAQFSAPVGLGDLLKGRSQPATIILHTLQSLQRRLWIETVETPQFTLSPLTMNYLKLIARQ